Proteins encoded within one genomic window of Nomia melanderi isolate GNS246 chromosome 8, iyNomMela1, whole genome shotgun sequence:
- the Isha gene encoding insulator su(Hw) mRNA adaptor has translation MEAVKAFNAELSALYDVKPPISKAKMNSLTRGAIKAIKFYKHVVQSVEKFIQKCKPEYKVPGLYVIDSIVRQSRHQFGVEKDVFAPRFAKNMQTTFLNLLKCPQEDKSKVIRVLNLWQKNAVFPSEVIQPLFDLADPNHPIHKEQAVNANGTLNTSSTNNTSNTGTAVKTPPLAAKNAVKDQKLFSSTKTIDPVWLAQTKMETANIVNANKLLGQSNSGQMDASFLDQLQHLQQLLLKKQEAANEQKTSVKFDKKLLDFDYGEEEDDDVVVANSPVATTASNAGQHNVPTGNSLESLGFLLTNPEVLRQLQTLQQTMQGNVSSSQHEMEEKMRKLQQMKQQEEEFDKHLAQTVPNLPFASECELKPSDILKPNQQNAYTANVSSGVIQDMSQPPPGYPPALPYVSQPLSNIRQINQQGHQNQKSPLLDERQDTQDYSGNGARRDSSSVEIVNCDSTRSQSRSPDRYRHHSRSRSPRHRDRDRDRDRDRDRDRDRDRDRDRKSRSRSRSRRRRSRSRDRGRDRKRDDSREKMTEEEREKERERRKRGLPPIVRDKLSVCSTTLWVGHLSKLVHQEELSDTFGEFGDIVSIDLISPRGCAFICMNRRQDAYRALTKLKNHKMQGKAITLAWAPGKGVKGKEWKDYWEVELGVSYIPWNKLINVTDQDLELLEEGGMIDEDTLPPNLKGKLKHSGTNADMLQQQLQLQQQALVAAATMPSLADGIVNVMQPTSSTQQQQSQQTQQQGQQQQQVIDTSQPPPIRPPTSAALLPPPNTQLQMMPPAFTMPGVPRMIGPMGLPMAHSLMPNVPIGVPPPNMQSLLGPPGMMQTMLTPQVNSPFGAGVGVGLLTQIPLPAPAAPSDKPNSTGMPHNVPPIGVPPPTTETGMPNLPMLRQPYGVGPSAPLQMQLPQQQHSADDMDVEMEDAMPPSSNGAKNKGNLTDQQLSQNEDRPDGDQQSEQHRDYKERDRERENRERRDRETHLSHRDRDNNDSRMDRGRERGRGRDRGRDRRRDIRDRDRDDRRERENRENREGNPQNQSLQENDSTPKKDGKPSLADRLRQLADGTLPLEDRGDRIPARTRQDRDRSDRTFDDARTARGEPLSSLMDLPKFGLPQERSDFPARPPDFRNPQDPREFQQQRDRQNFGRGPRGSQMHEEFMDAPRIQAGMFQEEFDNRIHGQQRIEEFGRLGPPREQREEFDRSEVRGRRPLDDRDRFDFEIRRDGFDPRLQDGFDPRGHLDRGDFEPRRREFFGIEPMFGMPPIMGPRGPRPGHPDGFGPRPAPLGARGPGPLMFHPRGLGPRPLRPGMRPFGPRGPPFDPREPDAFFRPPFDDIRPHVRPPFGPMGPPSILPPESAAPWRNQEHPPGSWPPDAENHSQRDNTRDKKAGKHPNNQNIERDNRNNRGRKSRWANVSPSGEETEDSKEQEPVSVAADEKEELVKEEEVVVKAEEVKDEVTMEVIPSEKEEDSEQTAVETNQEQGIETKKEEEDRRDS, from the exons ATGGAAGCGGTTAAGGCATTTAACGCGGAG CTTTCAGCTCTTTATGATGTCAAACCGCCGATTTCTAAGGCCAAGATGAACTCTTTAACCAGGGGCGCAATTAAGGCAATCAAATTCTATAAGCATGTTGTGCAAagtgttgaaaaattcattcaaaag TGTAAGCCAGAGTACAAAGTGCCCGGATTATACGTTATAGATTCAATTGTGCGTCAGTCGAGACATCAGTTTGGGGTAGAGAAAGATGTATTTGCTCCTCGCTTTGCTAAGAATATGCAAACCACCTTCTTGAACCTTTTAAAATGTCCTCAAGAAGATAAAAGCAAAGTGATTAGAGTTTTAAATCTTTGGCAGAAAAATGCAGTTTTTCCATCCGAGGTTATACAACCTTTATTCGATCTTGCGGATCCAAATCATCCAATCCATAAAGAGCAAGCAGTTAATGCAAATG GTACATTGAACACTTCTTCGACGAATAACACAAGCAATACTGGTACTGCTGTTAAAACACCCCCTTTAGCTGCAAAGAATGCAGTAAAGGATCAGAAGTTATTTTCTTCTACAAAGACTATTGATCCTGTTTGGCTTGCACAAACAAAAATGGAGACAGCAAATATAGTTAATGCCAATAAACTATTG GGTCAGTCTAATTCAGGTCAAATGGATGCTTCTTTTCTTGATCAGCTGCAACATTTGCAACAGTTGTTGCTCAAAAAACAAGAAGCAGCAAATGAACAAAAAACTTCTGTGAAATTTGATAAGAAGCTCCTGGATTTTGATTACggtgaagaagaagatgatgacGTTGTAGTTGCGAATTCACCAGTGGCAACAACAGCGTCAAATGCTGGCCAACATAACGTTCCTACAGGAAATAGTTTGGAAAGTCTTGGATTCCTCCTAACAAATCCAGag GTTTTGAGACAGCTTCAAACATTGCAACAGACAATGCAAGGGAATGTATCATCATCACAACATGAGATGGAAGAAAAGATGAGGAAATTACAACAGATGAAGCAGCAGGAGGAGGAGTTCGATAAACATTTGGCTCAAACTGTTCCT AATCTACCATTTGCATCGGAATGTGAATTAAAACCGTCGGACATCTTGAAACCAAATCAACAAAACGCATATACGGCAAATGTAAGTAGCGGAGTTATACAAGACATGAGTCAACCACCTCCTGGTTATCCTCCGGCTCTACCCTATGTCTCGCAACCTTTATCAAACATCAGGCAGATTAACCAACAGGGTCATCAAAATCAAAAAAGTCCGCTTCTTGACGAGCGACAAGATACACAAGATTATTCTGG AAATGGTGCAAGACGAGATAGTAGCAGCGTAGAAATTGTAAATTGTGATAGTACACGATCACAGAGTAGATCACCTGACCGATATAGGCATCATAGTCGATCTAGATCACCACGGCATAGggatagagatagagataggGATAGGGATAGGGATAGGGATAGGGATAGAGATCGAGACAGAGATAGAAAATCTCGATCGAGAAGTAGATCCAGAAGAAGGAG GTCTCGTTCGAGAGATAGAGGACGGGATAGAAAACGTGATGATAGTCGAGAAAAAATGACCGAGGaagaacgagaaaaagaaagagaaagacgcaAACGAGGCCTGCCACCAATTGTGAGAGATAAACTAAGCG TTTGCAGTACAACTTTGTGGGTAGGACATCTGTCTAAATTAGTACACCAAGAAGAACTTTCAGACACTTTTGGAGAATTTGGTGATATTGTCAGTATAGATCTAATTTCACCTAGGGGTTGCGCTTTTATATGTATGAATAGAAGACAAGATGCCTACAGAGCTCTTACCAAGCTTAAAAATCACAAAATGCAGGGAAAAGCGATTACT TTAGCCTGGGCACCTGGGAAAGGTGTTAAAGGAAAAGAATGGAAAGATTATTGGGAAGTCGAATTGGGAGTTAGTTATATCCCTTGGAATAAGTTAATTAATGTCACTGACCAGGATTTAGAATTACTCGAAGAAGGTGGAATGATTGATGAAGATACTTTGCCGCCTAACTTGAAAG GTAAACTAAAGCATTCCGGAACAAATGCAGACATGCTTCAGCAACAGTTGCAATTACAGCAACAAGCTTTGGTTGCAGCCGCCACAATGCCAAGTTTAGCTGATGGCATTGTGAATGTGATGCAACCTACATCTAGCACACAACAGCAACAATCTCAACAGACCCAACAGCAGGGTCAACAACAGCAGCAAGTGATTGATACGAGTCAACCACCGCCGATTAGACCACCCACATCAGCTGCACTTCTGCCTCCACCGAATACGCAGTTACAGATGATGCCACCTGCTTTCACAATGCCAGGAGTTCCTc GTATGATTGGACCAATGGGATTACCAATGGCGCATAGTTTGATGCCTAATGTTCCAATAGGTGTGCCGCCTCCAAATATGCAAAGTCTGTTAGGGCCACCAGGAATGATGCAAACTATGCTCACACCCCAGGTTAATTCTCCGTTCGGAGCTGGCGTGGGTGTTGGATTATTGACGCAAATTCCTTTGCCCGCACCTGCCGCACCCTCTGATAAACCCAATTCTACTG GTATGCCACATAATGTTCCTCCAATTGGAGTCCCGCCGCCAACGACAGAAACGGGAATGCCAAATCTGCCAATGTTACGCCAACCTTACGGTGTAGGACCTTCTGCTCCTTTACAAATGCAACTACCTCAGCAACAACATTCTGCGGATGATATGGATGTAGAAATGGAAGATGCGATGCCTCCAAGTTCAAACGGAGCTAAGAATAAGGGAAATTTAACTGATCAACAATTGTCACAAAACGAGGATAGACCAGACGGTGATCAACAATCGGAG CAACATCGGGATTACAAAGAAAGGGACAGGGAACGTGAaaacagagagagaagagaTAGAGAAACACATTTGTCTCATAGAGATAGGGACAACAATGATTCTAGAATGGATCGTGGAAGGGAACGGGGTAGAGGAAGAGATCGGGGACGTGATCGTAGAAGAGATATCAGAGATAGGGATAGGGATGACAGAAGGGAGAGGGAAAACAGAGAAAATCGCGAAGGAAATCCACAAAATCAAAGCCTTCAG GAAAATGATTCTACTCCGAAAAAAGATGGTAAACCGAGTTTAGCTGATCGTCTTCGTCAGTTGGCTGACGGTACACTTCCATTAGAAGATCGGGGTGACCGAATACCAGCTCGTACTCGCCAGGATCGAGACAGATCTGATAGGACTTTTGATGACGCTCGAACTGCACGCGGCGAACCTCTTTCGTCCTTAATGGATTTACCGAAATTTGGCTTGCCTCAAGAAAGAAGTGATTTTCCTGCTCGACCTCCAGATTTCCGAAATCCTCAGGATCCAAGAGAGTTTCAGCAACAAAGAGACAGACAAAATTTTGGAAGGGGGCCTAGAGGATCTCAAATGCATGAAGAGTTTATGGACGCCCCAAGAATACAGGCTGGTATGTTCCAAGAAGAATTCGATAATAGGATACACGGACAGCAAAGAATAGAAGAATTCGGAAGACTTGGACCCCCTAGAGAACAGAG GGAGGAATTCGATAGGTCTGAAGTACGAGGAAGAAGACCGCTCGACGATCGGGATCGGTTTGACTTTGAAATTAGACGAGATGGATTTGATCCACGGCTTCAGGACGGTTTTGATCCAAGAGGACATCTAGATCGCGGCGATTTTGAACCGAGGCGACGAGAATTCTTTGGTATTGAACCCATGTTTGGAATGCCGCCTATTATGGGACCTAGAGGTCCTAGACCTGGACATCCAGATGGGTTTGGACCTCGTCCAGCTCCACTTGGTGCCCGTGGCCCTG GACCTTTAATGTTCCATCCACGGGGGTTAGGGCCTCGTCCTCTTCGCCCTGGCATGAGGCCTTTCGGTCCTCGTGGGCCACCATTTGATCCTCGTGAGCCGGATGCCTTTTTCAGACCTCCTTTCGATGACATTCGCCCTCACGTAAGGCCTCCATTCGGCCCTATGGGTCCTCCTTCGATTCTTCCTCCAGAATCTGCTGCCCCATGGAGGAATCAGGAACATCCTCCTGGTTCGTGGCCACCTGACGCTGAAAATCACTCGCAAAGAGACAATACCAGAGACAAGAAAGCTGGTAAACATCCAAACAACCAAAACATAGAAAGGGACAATCGAAACAATAGGGGACGCAAATCTAGGTGGGCTAACGTGAGTCCATCTGGGGAAGAAACGGAGGATTCCAAGGAGCAAGAACCAGTTTCCGTTGCAGCTGACGAAAAAGAAGAACTTGTTAAAGAAGAGGAGGTTGTTGTAAAAGCCGAAGAAGTAAAAGATGAAGTAACAATGGAAGTGATTCCCAGTGAAAAGGAGGAGGATTCGGAACAGACAGCAGTTGAGACAAACCAAGAACAAGGCATTGAAACaaagaaggaggaagaggaccGCAGGGATTCTTAG